The nucleotide sequence CTCGACGCCGCACTCGAAGCGGCCGACGTGATCAACCAGCAGCCCGGCAACGTCGACGACAACGGGTTCGGGCGCGCGTTCATCGTGCCCGTAATGGCGATCCGCTACCCGCCCCCACCCTCGGAGCAGCCTCCCGTTTGAGCTGCCCGATCTCCTATGCGCCCCTCGCCGTACGGAAGGGGCGCCTTTTTATGCCCGAAAGGAAGGACCCACCCATGGGCGATACCGCACGGCCGGTCGAGGGCCGACCGGACCAGGAAGAGCAAGCCGGGCTCATCCGGCGCACGGGCAACGGCCCGACCGTCGACAACGAGACCGAGCTGCTCGAAGCGGAGTACGGACCGGCGGACATGGCGGGCGTGTTCTCGGGCGCGAGCGCCGCGGCTGCCGACGTCGACGACCAGGACGCCGAGCCGGTCGACGGGACGCCCGCCAAGGGTTGGAAGGACGACAGCGCATGAGCCTCGAGGGGATGATCGCTCAAGCAGAGAAGTCGCTCGGCACGGGCGAGCCGAACGCCATACAGGAGTGGTACCGGCAGAGGAACGGCAGCGCGTTCGCAGGCAACTTCGCGTGGTGCGACGCCGCAGTGACCTACTGGGCAACCATGGCGGCCGAGCGCGACAGTGTCCTGTTCGGCACCGACTACGCGTACACCGTGTGGCACGCCGCCCGGTTCAAGACGGCCGGGCAGTGGCACGCCGGAGCGAAGGGCATCCGGCGCGGCGACGTCGTGTTCTTCGACTGGAGCGGCACGAACGAGATCGGACGGATCGATCACGTCGGCATCGTCACAAGGGTCTCGGGCACGAACGTGTTCACCATCGAAGGGAACACGCTCAACGTCTGCGCGCGCCGCGTACGCACCGAGGCAGAGATCGCCGGATACGGCCGACCGAAGTACAAGGCGCCTCCGAAGGCGCCGAGCAGCAGCACCTCGCACCCGAGCGCGCCGCAGGTCTCGTTGTCGCGGCTCGTCAAAGCATCGAAAGTCGACCCGCCGAAGACGGGCGCGCCGGTCTCGTACGCCGGCGTCGAGGCCGTCGAGAACGCCCTCGTCGCTGAGGGGCTGCTGTCGCCGCGCTACGCCG is from Streptomyces hygroscopicus and encodes:
- a CDS encoding endolysin, with the translated sequence MSLEGMIAQAEKSLGTGEPNAIQEWYRQRNGSAFAGNFAWCDAAVTYWATMAAERDSVLFGTDYAYTVWHAARFKTAGQWHAGAKGIRRGDVVFFDWSGTNEIGRIDHVGIVTRVSGTNVFTIEGNTLNVCARRVRTEAEIAGYGRPKYKAPPKAPSSSTSHPSAPQVSLSRLVKASKVDPPKTGAPVSYAGVEAVENALVAEGLLSPRYADGHFGTATRSAYSLYQLRLGFRGTQPGGDADGTPGRTSLTRLGRAHGFTVVA